Proteins encoded by one window of Salvia splendens isolate huo1 chromosome 5, SspV2, whole genome shotgun sequence:
- the LOC121802654 gene encoding ankyrin repeat-containing protein ITN1-like, with protein sequence MEKKLSEAALQGDATALQQILTQDPLILDRIIVSCLSETPLHTAAALGHLPFVNLLLSRAPALAAELDSRGCSPLHLAAAKGHADVVRELLSATADSGFVRNADGRNPLHVAAAKGRAAVLAEMVRVNPEWIQALTDRDETGLHLCVKWNRTDAVRVLGEEMSRNGDILNWKDCEGNTALHIAITHKHLQIIEYLVSLNGLQVNALNKSGLTALDVLGQSPRGLRDMEIEHLLRKAGASNARDLHLISNDWAPARMKNTNTRALPTTKKSADWLGRKRSSLMVVASLIATVAFQAGLTPPGGVWQDDYVIDEDGNAVADPHSVGHAVMAYKQPKEYGIFMICNTVAFLSSLSIILILVSGLPLTKRRWMWVQMVIMWIAITALEATYFITLTGMSPDGVGSMLREVTEKSVLAWMTVMAVVFMGNVVRLNLWVLRKYGWIKEKKRRSEGVDDDDDQEDVFD encoded by the exons atggagaagaagctgtcGGAGGCAGCCTTGCAAGGAGATGCAACAGCGCTACAGCAAATCCTAACACAAGATCCGCTGATACTGGACAGGATCATCGTCTCCTGCCTCTCCGAAACCCCCCTCCACACGGCCGCCGCGCTCGGCCACCTCCCATTCGTCAACCTACTTCTCTCCCGGGCGCCGGCCTTGGCTGCCGAGCTCGACTCGCGAGGCTGCTCGCCGCTGCACCTCGCTGCGGCCAAGGGCCACGCCGATGTCGTCAGGGAGCTCCTCAGCGCGACCGCCGATTCCGGATTCGTTCGGAACGCGGACGGGAGGAACCCCCTGCACGTGGCGGCGGCCAAGGGGAGGGCGGCGGTTCTGGCGGAGATGGTGCGAGTCAACCCTGAGTGGATCCAGGCTTTGACGGATCGGGACGAGACCGGTTTGCATCTGTGCGTCAAGTGGAATAGGACGGATGCGGTTAGGGTTTTGGGGGAGGAGATGAGCCGCAACGGCGACATTTTGAATTGGAAGGATTGTGAGGGAAATACCGCTCTGCATATTGCAATCACTCACAAGCATCTTCAG ATCATCGAGTATTTGGTATCATTAAACGGATTGCAAGTGAATGCGTTGAATAAGAGTGGATTGACAGCTCTAGATGTATTGGGACAGAGTCCACGAGGCCTGAGAGATATGGAGATTGAACATCTACTCAGGAAGGCCGGGGCTTCAAATGCTAGGGATCTGCATTTGATCAGCAACGATTGGGCTCCGGCTAGAATGAAGAATACGAACACGAGAGCATTGCCTACGACAAAAAAGTCTGCGGACTGGCTGGGGAGGAAGCGTAGCTCATTGATGGTGGTGGCTTCTCTGATTGCAACGGTGGCATTTCAGGCGGGGCTGACTCCTCCGGGTGGCGTCTGGCAGGATGACTACGTGATAGACGAGGACGGGAACGCTGTGGCCGACCCTCACTCAGTTGGACACGCGGTGATGGCGTATAAACAGCCCAAGGAGTATGGGATCTTCATGATATGCAACACGGTGGCGTTCCTGTCGTCTCTGAGCATAATCTTGATACTGGTGAGCGGGCTGCCGCTGACAAAGAGGCGGTGGATGTGGGTGCAGATGGTGATCATGTGGATCGCCATCACGGCCCTGGAGGCCACGTATTTCATCACGCTCACGGGCATGTCGCCTGATGGTGTCGGGAGCATGCTACGGGAGGTCACGGAGAAGTCGGTGCTGGCGTGGATGACGGTTATGGCCGTTGTGTTCATGGGGAATGTTGTGAGGCTGAATTTGTGGGTTCTTAGAAAGTATGGATGGATTAAAGAGAAGAAGAGACGGTCGGAaggtgttgatgatgatgatgatcaaGAAGATGTTTTCGATTAG
- the LOC121802846 gene encoding PHD finger protein ALFIN-LIKE 4-like isoform X1: protein MDGASVNNPRTVDEVFKDFNGRRNALIKALTTEVEDFFQQCDPDKENLCLFGLPNEQWEVNLPAEEVPPELPEPAIGINFARDGMPEKDWLALVAVHSDAWLLSVGFYFGARFGFDKADRKRLFNMINDLPTIFEVVTGAAKKQVKDKSSVSNHSGSASKSNPKLGRMSRPQAKDEDEDEDEGLDEEEEDEHGETLCGACGENYASDEFWICCDICERWFHGKCVKITPARAEHIKQYKCPTCTNKRARP, encoded by the exons ATGGACGGAGCTTCGGTCAACAATCCTCGCACAGTTGACGAGGTTTTCAAAGATTTCAATGGCAGACGCAATGCCTTGATCAAAGCCCTTACCACTG AGGTTGAAGACTTCTTCCAGCAGTGTGATCCTG ATAAGGAAAATCTGTGTCTTTTTGGATTGCCCAATGAGCAATGGGAAGTAAATCTGCCTGCTGAGGAGGTGCCTCCAGAGCTTCCGGAACCTGCTATAGGAATAAACTTTGCTAGAGACGGAATGCCAGAAAAGGACTGGCTAGCTCTTGTTGCCGTCCACAGTGATGCATGGCTACTTTCTGTTGGCTTCTATTTTGGTGCAAGATTTGGTTTTGATAAAGCTGACAG GAAACGTCTATTCAATATGATAAATGATCTTCCGACCATTTTTGAAGTTGTCACGGGTGCTGCAAAGAAGCAAGTAAAAGACAAATCGTCTGTCTCAAACCATAGTGGCAGTGCATCCAAGTCAAATCCAAAATTG GGGAGAATGTCAAGGCCCCAAGCAaaggatgaggatgaggacGAGGATGAGGGATTGGATGAAGAGGAGGAAGACGAGCATGGGGAAACTTTGTGCGGAGCATGTGGTGAGAATTATGCCTCAGATGAATTCTGGATTTGCTGTGACATATGTGAGAGATGGTTCCATGGTAAGTGCGTCAAGATCACTCCTGCTAGAGCAGAGCACATCAAGCAGTACAAGTGCCCAACCTGTACGAACAAGAGAGCCCGGCCTTGA
- the LOC121802846 gene encoding PHD finger protein ALFIN-LIKE 4-like isoform X2, whose product MDGASVNNPRTVDEVFKDFNGRRNALIKALTTDKENLCLFGLPNEQWEVNLPAEEVPPELPEPAIGINFARDGMPEKDWLALVAVHSDAWLLSVGFYFGARFGFDKADRKRLFNMINDLPTIFEVVTGAAKKQVKDKSSVSNHSGSASKSNPKLGRMSRPQAKDEDEDEDEGLDEEEEDEHGETLCGACGENYASDEFWICCDICERWFHGKCVKITPARAEHIKQYKCPTCTNKRARP is encoded by the exons ATGGACGGAGCTTCGGTCAACAATCCTCGCACAGTTGACGAGGTTTTCAAAGATTTCAATGGCAGACGCAATGCCTTGATCAAAGCCCTTACCACTG ATAAGGAAAATCTGTGTCTTTTTGGATTGCCCAATGAGCAATGGGAAGTAAATCTGCCTGCTGAGGAGGTGCCTCCAGAGCTTCCGGAACCTGCTATAGGAATAAACTTTGCTAGAGACGGAATGCCAGAAAAGGACTGGCTAGCTCTTGTTGCCGTCCACAGTGATGCATGGCTACTTTCTGTTGGCTTCTATTTTGGTGCAAGATTTGGTTTTGATAAAGCTGACAG GAAACGTCTATTCAATATGATAAATGATCTTCCGACCATTTTTGAAGTTGTCACGGGTGCTGCAAAGAAGCAAGTAAAAGACAAATCGTCTGTCTCAAACCATAGTGGCAGTGCATCCAAGTCAAATCCAAAATTG GGGAGAATGTCAAGGCCCCAAGCAaaggatgaggatgaggacGAGGATGAGGGATTGGATGAAGAGGAGGAAGACGAGCATGGGGAAACTTTGTGCGGAGCATGTGGTGAGAATTATGCCTCAGATGAATTCTGGATTTGCTGTGACATATGTGAGAGATGGTTCCATGGTAAGTGCGTCAAGATCACTCCTGCTAGAGCAGAGCACATCAAGCAGTACAAGTGCCCAACCTGTACGAACAAGAGAGCCCGGCCTTGA